ccatggttaattcatttcaatgtatgacaaaaactactgtaattatgtaaagtaattagcctccaactaataaaaataaatgaaaataaaataaaataaaatggattaaagacctaaatgtaggacaggacactataaaactcatagaggaaagcATGGGAAAAACACTCTTTGGCATAAGTATAGCAAGATTTTATTTTACCCActcctattgtaaatagtattgcaATGAGCATTGGGTAAATaaccaggacatagaagcaacctaaatgtccatcaacagatgaacagataaagaaggtgtggtacatatataaaatggaataaaactcagccgtaaaaaggaacaaaactgggtcatctGTAGATATGTGGATGGATTTAGAGTCTGCTATTCAgagtgattccagcttgtgcttcttccagcccagcatttctcatgatgcactctgcatataagttaaatgagcaggatgacaatatacagccttgatgtactccttttcctattaggaaccagtctgttgctccatgtccaattctaactgttgcttcctgacatgcatataggtttctcaagaggcaggtcaggtggtctggtattcccatctcttcaagattgccaggagaaatatcaataacctcagatatgcagatgacaccataccacccttatggtaaaagtgaagaggaactaaaaagcctcttgatgaaagtgaaagaggagagtgaaaaagttggcttaaatctcaacattcagaaaactaagatcatggcatctggttctggtcccatcccttcatgacaaatagattgggaaacagtgtcagactttatttttgggggctccaaaatcactgcagatgattgcagccatgaaattaaaagacacttactccttggaaggaaagttatcaccaacctagatagcatattaaaaagcagagacattactttgccaacaaaggtccgtcttgtcaaggctatggtttttccagtggtcatgtatggatgtgagtgttggactgtgaagaatgttgagcgctgaagaattgatgcttttgaactgtggtgttggagaagactcttgagagtcccttggactgcaaggagatccaagcagtccatcctaaaggagatcagtcctggatattcattggaaggactgatgctgaagctaaaactacagtactttggctacctgatgcgaagagttgactcgttggaaaagaccctgatgctgggagggattgggagcaggaggagaaggggatgacaaggatgagatggctggatggcatcaccaacttgatagacatgagtttgagtaaactctgggagtttgtgatggacagggaggcctggcgtgctgcgattcatggggttgcaaagagtcagacacgactgagcgactgaactgaactgaactgacacagagtgaagtaagtcagaaaaatattgtatattagcaCATAAATGATGCAAAgagatagaagaaaacaatagaatgagaaagactagaggcctcttcaagaaaattagagataccaagggaacatttcatgcaaagatgggcacaataaaggacagaaatggcaaggacctaacagaaacaaaagagattaagaagagatggcaagaatacacagaagaactgtacaaagaaggtattaatgacccagataaccatgatggtatgatcactcacttagagccaggcatcctggagtgtgaggtcaagcaggccttaggaaacatcactatgaacaaagaaagtactggaggtggtggaattccaactgagctatttcaaatcctaaaagaggatgctgttaaagtgctgcactcaatatgccagcaagtttggaaaactcagcagtcgctgcaggactggaaaaggtcagttttcattccaaccccaaagaagggcaatgtcaaagaatgttcaaactattgcacaattgcagtcatttcacatgctagcaaggtagtgctcaaaatcctccaagctaggcttcaacagtatgtgaaccaagaactttcagatgtaggTTTAAATctattaaagaattaaaaaatttttagttcacaaaatttaattttttgaaacgttttagtgttttaaaatttcatttaattggGAGTTAAGTTAGAGCATGTTTGGTTGAGATTATATATAATTGGAGGATATATGCTATAAATTATGAGATAATTAAAATTATGTTGGCTTTGTATGAGTTGTTatgaggcttcctaggtggctccatgggtaaaggatctacctgccaatgcaggagacacaggagatgtgggttgacaagagtctgacatgacttagcagctaaaccaccgcTACCACTTTCAAAAGCAGAGCATTCTTATGAAAACTTTTGTAAGCCAGTGACTTAAAAGGAAGAAGCAATTACATTGATAATGGATGCTCTAGATATAATAAATAGAGATGAAGCACAAATGCTTATAGACACAGTTGAAAGCTGTGGTGGCTTAATGCTATGCTGAATGTAGTACCCAgggaaggagcttggtggggcCATTCTCCTGCTTGGGGCACATGTTGCCTCTATACGGATTCCTGCAAAACAAACATTGAAggcaattttcacttttcaccttttttcataaaagtgaaaatcttctttgcatttcttttggataGTGAAAATAGGTACTAATGTAGATCTTTTGTAAAGGTAAAATggcataaaacaaaattttgaaaagtggGGTAGGGGCGTACCTGTATAATATGTATAGGTAAAGGTCTATAAAGGGTTAAGACagcttgttaaaataattttgtttgatAATAATAAGTATACAACTtcataattacattttttaatgtcctTCAAATATTGACTAATTAACCCCTTTTGGTTATGTTGTTGGTTAGGGTTATAAGCTCAGTAACAATTTGTTTGACTATGTTAAGGCCTTTGATGACCATTACTAAGTCATAGTATCCCCCATAATTAAAAAGATACCAAATGTATGACACCACAATTATGTGGAAGCATGGGATAATTAGTCATTAGTCCCCCAAGATGTCTTATTTAAGGGAATAGATGGACAATTTTAAGTGGAATGACCTTGAAGTAAGAACCAGATGTAAGCTATAGTTTCCTATCAGAACCATCACATGATATGGGcctggagagagaagaggggcaTAACCTAAGTGACTTTTGTTTCCCAGAGCTTGGtaattaaggaaaaagaatggCTATGGGAAACATGCTGATGAGAATGGATGTAATCTATAATAGCACTTACTTAGGAAGAAAACTGCCAGTggatatatactatatactttaCCTTGGGGAGTAATTATacatgaatggatgaaaaagCCAAGACTAAATTTAGCTAAgactaaatatataaacaaaatttaaaaaatgaaatggctaaaattttttaatcagaaaaataataaaaacaaaaagttctaGAACTTAGGTAATAAAAGATTACATTTcatcctccagctcaactccagaaaaataaatgacccaatcaaaaaatgggccaaagaactaaacagacatttctccaaggaagacatacagatggcaaaaaaaacacatgaaaagatgctcaacatcactcattatcagagaaatgcaaatcaaaaccacaatgaggtaccattacacgccagtcaggatggctgctatccaaaagtctacaagcaataaatgctggagagggtgtggaaaaaacggaaccctcttacactgttggtgggaatgcaaattagtacagccactatggaaaacagtgtggagatttcttaaaaagctggaaatagaactgccatatgacccagcaatcccacttctgggcatacacaccgaggaaaccagatctgaaagagacacgtgcaccccaatgttcatcgcagcactgtttataatagccaggacatggaagcaacctagatgcccatcagcagacgaatggatgaggaagctgtggtacatatacaccatggaatattactcagccattaaaaagaattcatttgaatcagttctaatgagatggatgaaactggagcccattatacagtagagcgaagtcagccagaaagttaaagactattacagtatactaacagttatatatggaatttagaaagatggtaacgataaccctgtatgcaaaacagaaaaagagacccagatgtatagaacagacttgtggactctgtgggagaaggcgagggtgggatgtttcaagagaacaacaccgaaacatgtatattatctagggtgaaacagatcaccagcccagggtggatgcatgagacaagtgctcaggcctggtgcactgggaagacccagagggatggggtggagagggaggtgggaggggggaccgggatggggaatacatgtaactcaatggctaattcatttcaatgtatgacaaaaaccactgcaatgttgtaaagtaattagcctccaactaataaaaataaatggaaaaaataaataaaaattaaaaaatttttaaaaaaagagtacattTCAGCTGGGAGCTAACAAATGGGTAAAACTGAAACAGGACTATGTGACAAAGATTGGCTGTGACTTATGGAGTTTTTGACCCTTGGGCGCATTGTTGAGAAACATAGACTTGGAAGTTGTATGTAACCATACATGTTGAATGGTTCCTTCACCTAGTATTTTTTACAAAAGGTCAAGGTTGCTATTACTCACACTCTTAATATTACCAAAGGAGCAGGAAAATCAAAGGGTTGTGAtgaaagaactaaataaaaaagaGCATACCTTGCATCTGAGTTCCCATCAGTTGCACAAGTTACAAATAACCACAAGTCACCAAGGTAAGGAAATACCAGAAGCCTTCCATCTAGAGCAGGAGGTCTGAGGAATAAGAAGTATCATTTTTATGATTCATTAGAAGGAGATTCATTGCGTTGGTGGCTTCGATAAATTAGGGGGGCAGCTGAGAGAATAAGAGAGCCTTTTGGCCCTGTTCCATCTCCCAGATCCTCTCACTTGGAACCGGGTTGATGTACAAGAGCCAAAAAGATTTCATAAGATGGTTTTGGATTTGTGAGGAGCAAGGGCATGAGTTTGACGTTCACACCAGAAAAGTTCAGACATTTCACTCATAAAGTCCACATACTATTCTTGAGAGAAATACACCACCTAGGAACACACCTAAAAGGCAATAGGAAACAAAACAGGAAGCTTCTAAGCTGATGTTAACTTGATACTCGTGTCTGCATTTTAAagcaataattttcaaaatttagtttccgcttagaattttaaaacttgaagGGACATTAAGGATTAAAATTCTGAATGGCCTCACTATGACATTTTGGGCAGGATGATGCTTCAATGTGAGGGATTATCTTAGTGACTGCAGTATATTTAGCTTGCCTGGTACCCAGTCAATAATGCCAGTGATACATCTCTGGCATTAGGATAACAAAAAACCCTGTCCCCACACATTTCCAGATGCTTCTATGTGGAAGTACTGATGGCACTGAGaacccttattttatttttaggcaaAAAATGATTAAAGATGTTAATTGTCTTATTCAAATCATAGCTGGCTAgatcaaaaaatatttcatagttcTTACCATGTGTCAGTCACTGAGCTAGATGCTGATTATACAAAGATTTGTAAGACATAGACTGCAGAGTCTAGCACAGGAGGCAGACATATAAATAGCTGATTTCACTCttatacatatgggcttccctggtggctcagatgaagaatttgcctgcaatacaggagacctgggtttgatcactgggtcgagtagatcccctggagaagggaatggctacccacttcagtattcttgcctggagaattccatggacagaggagccaggcaggctacagtccaaggggtcacaaagagttggacatgactgagcaactttcattacacacacacacacacacacacacacacacacacacacactcacacacatatattgcCAGTGTGCTGAGACAGATGACATATTAAATTGGAAAAATTTGGCAAAATAGCAAATAGATAAAGTTTGTGGAGCTGGTTGGATTTTATAACCATGGAGAATGCACACGGTACCTTTTATTTGTATCTTAAATTATATTCATATGCAGTTTTCATACATTAATCTAGTAAATGAGTGCCTACTATATGTGCAGTAATGTTCTAAGCATTAGGGATATATTCCCTCATGTAGCTTATATCTGAGTGATCTCTTCTGTTGTGACTATTTCAGTTCTGCTCCTAAAAGACTGACAATAGTGGAATATCTCTAAAACTTAGGATCCTAtcagtaagtttaaaaataagtatcCTTTCATTTCACTATTCCTTCTAAACCCAGAATATCATCAAGAGGAGGATGCCCATCACTTACTGGCCTCTATAATATAGAAGCAGTTAGTagttacaataaaaatttttgaaattgctTTTGAAAGTGTAAGTTTATGAAAATGTTACATATAATAAGGAAATGGTATAGTTATGATTACTGTAGATTTTATCCATATATTGGTTAAGTTGGTTTGAAGATTagcatcattttatttataagaaactTTGTTAACTAGTTTTGTTAGCTTCAGTTCTGAGTGGGATCAAATGTTCTTTGATCTttaaccagagaacaaattgaaCTCTTTCGAAGCACATAACTTAGCATTTTTGGTGTGACAAAAGTTAAAGTTAATCAAGTAtgctgcatttaaaaaatgttaaagttgTGTGTTCTCTGTTTTAcagtaaaattatttcttctttatttccaaaGAATTAGTCTCAAAGACACATATTTATTTGACATCTGAACTATAACTGTACTATCTACTGTTGAAAGAAAACTCAGAGAGCTTTACttgatattaatattatattgtgCAAGAAACAAGCTGTTCTTAACAGGGAGACTTCAAATCCCAAAGTGGTATGAAAATCAGAAGGATGTTACAGGATGACTTCTAAAGTGAAAACGAAGAAGTGTTTAACCTttcaaatgatgatgatgacgataATAATTATTACTATAAGGGTTTCCAGGTGGCAGGAGATTGGTTAAACGTGATTATCTTATACTATTTTAGGAAGATGACTGAAGTTTCACTTATTATTATTAGAGTAATTTACTACTATGTCTTAGTTATCATTACCATtgcataataatattaatattacatttctaaaaatagaTGATATATTGTTACACATGTCAGAATTTATCTCAGaaacataatattaaataaacatgaaatgaatgaataaggattAAATAGTTTTTATGCATAATCTCCATAATGAAACTTGaggtcatcaaaaaaaaaaaaagtctggttaGTTTTTTTAGTAGGCATTATTAAGTTAATAAATTATCCAAAACTCTCATATCTGAGCAGAAAGTCTGGTTAGAAATCTACTTAACACCAAAGTTGATGACTTTTTCAGTCCTATTCTTGCAATTAATGTTATTGGGCTCAAGACTTGAATAGTGAATGAGGCAGtagagaaaatgaagacaaagaggGAAAAATGCAAGGAGAGTGACTTAGAATCAGACAGACCTGGTTTGAAACTGAGCTACAATATGTATTAGCTGCTTGACCTTAAGaaagtgatttcatttcttttgtagaTTTCTTAATCAAATATGGAATGTAACTACTGCAAAAGGTGGCCATAGGGACAAATCAGCTGGTATATATGGAACATAAGCATAAGCTTCTTGTCAGAGAATATTTttgcacatatacacacttaGCAGCAAATCACAATCTTTCTGGAAAAAAGCACATCAGGGGAGAGAGATATAGGGACAAAAGTATACTCTTCCGTTTAAGAGAAACTTTCTTAGGTTAAGGGATTGCACCCTATATAGCTCTTAGTAGAAGTAAGCAAACAACTCTAGAAATCAAGTGATAAATCACTATACATTGTCTTAATTTAGTCACTTAAGCCAATGCCACACCTAAATGTTTTGCCCTGAAACATGCGTTAGAGCAGTGGTTCTTGAACAGTGGTGAACATTAAGATAACTTGgatgtattaaataaaaataaatagattaccATGACTATGCTTCATTTCTGATCATTGAATTAGAAAGTAAGGGAGATACCCAGGAGTTTATCATTTTCTCAGTAGTACCTGACCTCACCCACTAAccctcaaagaaaagaaacaaaaacgtCTCTCAGATATGAGAACTGCTGAGTTTAAGGATCCAGGAAGTCTAATACATAAACTTGACCCGGCTGTACTAGATTTGGTACCCTTGGCCACAGAGGTTAGGGGTTATGACTACCTCAGCCAGCTCTTTAGTATGGAGTAGCACACTTTCATATATCATTCTGCTTCATGTCTTTTAGAATaatggaatctgcctgcaatgcaggagacccatgtttaatctctgggtcaggaatatcccctggagaagagaatggctacctgctccggtattctagcctggagaattccatggacagaagagcctggtaggctacatgccatagggtcacaaagagttggacacaagcgAGTgtctaacagtttcacttttcacttacattTATGGTTAACTTAGCTACAGGGAAAACCATCTGGTTCCTATTTCAGAATGTGGATGTGAAAGGTtgtgctgaacgattagacgcgggattcttggcctccggaggagacgaattcaatccggggccagagacgaggctggatcgctcagagcttttgtgtaataaagttttattaaagtataaaggagatagagaaagcttctgacataggcatcagaagggggcaaaagaatacccccctcctagtctttagctgtctgttatatagtcactcacagtctgttaatgaaaaggatgtcataaaatttagaatgataccagataattcatccctggccataaaacgattgacttgaatcttgtagaagggcagaataccaacaaataatttcatttacatagattaggagaacaatacctgagtaagtaaatttaggccatttggcggaaccaacttgaagatagagtctggggttcattaacatagcttaagacaacatttccatacgaaaaagaaacgtattggtcaactcaaggtttgagagtagttagcttcaggtgagaccaggtgtcatggcaacacagcactttaagagaaacctcttttaaatttgtatagagaaggaaaaacatatcgctggtttgtttcttcctgccgcttatgagagataaaaatgtctggcacctgcagcttctttttccatttggagacccctggccttcctgcctgttaccctctcattcccccctttccttttaggagaattatgttgcctagggaaaaggggcgtcgttttcattccataactgcttccgagctgacaaggggcgttgtccctaaattggtgaggcaacatattctcctaatcctcatagtgaggatgtctgatccaggggccccaaataGTAGTCGGGAGAAGCTGCAGTGAtagcaggagtttgagcaaccatttgtaacttaaaagctttcatgcgactagaaacaaatccagttacacagttacagatgcagggagcaaacagcaaaaacaaaacaatcagaattattgtaattaagatagatttccaccatggggaactagttaacgTATCCCAAAGTGAGGCAATAGAGGCCTCAGGAGTATCCATGGCCCcaatcatcttgttcatgtgtttagtaaaatgagtaacattagtgctcatCTTAGGTATATATGTGCAGCATTGAGTATGAATgatggcacaagttcctccttgtgcagctgtcagaatatctaaagccaatctgttttgtaaaaccacctttctaatttgtgtttgttcagcattaagagctgaaatagctttttgagaatcttgtaatgcctgttgagtaaaattagtcaaagcatctactcgtagcataacatctgtagttcccaaagaggggacaaacactgcagccaaataatcataccagtgaaatacagaccttgcccACCGAGTTTTAAGGTGAGGTAAATTAGCAGgcttttctggaagctctgaaaatataaagccatGAGTAAATGCTAGACCCAgggtgcatctccctatccaGCCAGGGGGAAGCCAAGCCCATAGGTAAGAGCCACATATCCAATAAGTCCCGTTTGGAGCAAGCCAGCGTGACAGATATCCAGTCCCAATTAGTGCCTGGCCAGACAAAGGGAGGTCCTGAACTGGGGTTGGAAAACACGGGAATGATTACGTTACATATTTCTTGAGGTAAAAATCCCAATTGTTTCCAATCATTGTAATTAAGTTGTTGGCTAACCTTGGGGGATGGCTCAGTTTGTTCCCAGCATATAGGGGCAGTAGATATTAGACGTCCCTTTTCAGGAGTTAGCCAAAtaacctcatcccatatttgataaacatcagGTAAAAAACCATCAGATCTAGACCTATTGGTCTTATgtgcagcaaaatagtcattaaactgagacagtgtataatcaaaattaaaagtcacattatgtccatagttaagatACAAAGTTTTGCACCAGTCCATTTTAGGGTTGTTAAATGTCATCAgatgaagaagaggcatcacatatgattgttgttgaaggtattcgcagacgtggagaaagtcttttccttgaagtggagatgtccaccacgggaAGCCTTCCATTGATGAAGTGGGGAGTGCTCCGCGaacccagcagttagaccgattgtggaatgcagcataggagtgagcccaggacaggaaggcattgtcttgaggatcaaatggcagactcaggatttctggagtcagcagaagtaggctcacatagattatcaggcctaTCTGAAACGTACAAAgccagagcatagaaagtaaagacataaaatgacatcacttagttTTGGTCAGGGTGCCATCTCTTGACTCGAGTGTGATGCACCCATgatcaattcctggcactttgacagctgtgggagaagaaagaataacctggtaagggccttcccagaggggctcgagggatgagcccccagatcccaatgtttttataaggacctcagttcctggctcaaatagaggcttgctggattcagaggctgggtcaggagtcgtctcctggagttctgttaatgcctgttgaaaagctgagagctgagttacataattag
The genomic region above belongs to Odocoileus virginianus isolate 20LAN1187 ecotype Illinois chromosome 11, Ovbor_1.2, whole genome shotgun sequence and contains:
- the LOC139037376 gene encoding LOW QUALITY PROTEIN: endogenous retrovirus group PABLB member 1 Env polyprotein-like (The sequence of the model RefSeq protein was modified relative to this genomic sequence to represent the inferred CDS: inserted 2 bases in 1 codon); the encoded protein is MSLLSMLWLCTFQIGLIIYVSLLLLTPEILSLPFDPQDNAFLSWAHSYAAFHNRSNCWVRGALPTSSMEGFPWWTSPLQGKDFLHVCEYLQQQSYVMPLLHLMTFNNPKMDWCKTLYLNYGHNVTFNFDYTLSQFNDYFAAHKTNRSRSDGFLPDVYQIWDEVIWLTPEKGRLISTAPICWEQTEPSPKVSQQLNYNDWKQLGFLPQEICNVIIPVFSNPSSGPPFVWPGTNWDWISXSRWLAPNGTYWICGSYLWAWLPPGWIGRCTLGLAFTHGFIFSELPEKPANLPHLKTRWARSVFHWYDYLAAVFVPSLGTTDVMLRVDALTNFTQQALQDSQKAISALNAEQTQIRKVVLQNRLALDILTAAQGGTCAIIHTQCCTYIPKMSTNVTHFTKHMNKMIGAMDTPEASIASLWDTLTSSPWWKSILITIILIVLFLLFAPCICNCVTGFVSSRMKAFKLQMVAQTPAITAASPDYYLGPLDQTSSL